In one Spirosoma rigui genomic region, the following are encoded:
- a CDS encoding cation diffusion facilitator family transporter, which yields MAHAHDHSHEHHHHGPTVLTNVNRALIIGVVLNTAYVLVEFSMGIYYNSLALIADAGHNLSDVAGLLLSLLAFRLARVRQTPTFTYGYRKSTVLASLINAVILLVTIGAILWESIQRFRNPEPIAGLPVAWVAGLGLVVNTVSALLFFRDKDHDLNVKGAYLHLMADALVSLGVVVAGIVISYTGWSWLDPVIGVVVAFVILGSTWQLLSESLRLSLDGVPAGIDMQAVLADLRDVAGVQTVHHVHIWAMSTTENALTAHLVLAPGLTDAGVSTLKADVRHRLEHHTIRHATLETEVTADAEHKAPNC from the coding sequence ATGGCTCACGCACACGATCACTCCCACGAACACCATCACCATGGCCCCACCGTTCTGACGAACGTGAACCGGGCGCTCATCATTGGCGTCGTTTTAAATACGGCTTACGTGCTGGTTGAATTCAGCATGGGCATCTACTACAACTCGCTGGCGCTCATTGCCGATGCCGGCCATAACCTGAGCGATGTAGCCGGTCTGCTGCTGTCGCTGCTGGCCTTCCGGCTGGCTCGGGTTCGGCAAACGCCCACCTTCACCTACGGCTATCGAAAGAGTACCGTACTGGCGTCACTCATCAACGCCGTGATCCTGCTGGTTACCATTGGCGCTATTTTGTGGGAGAGCATTCAGCGGTTCAGGAATCCGGAACCCATTGCGGGACTGCCCGTCGCGTGGGTAGCTGGTCTGGGGCTCGTGGTCAATACGGTATCAGCCCTGCTCTTCTTCCGCGACAAGGACCATGACCTTAACGTAAAAGGGGCTTACCTCCACCTGATGGCCGATGCGCTGGTATCGCTGGGTGTGGTCGTGGCTGGCATCGTTATCAGCTATACGGGCTGGTCGTGGCTCGACCCCGTTATTGGCGTCGTCGTGGCTTTTGTTATCCTTGGCTCCACCTGGCAACTGCTGAGCGAGAGTTTGCGACTATCCCTCGACGGGGTTCCGGCGGGCATCGATATGCAGGCTGTCCTTGCTGATCTGCGGGATGTGGCGGGCGTGCAGACCGTCCACCACGTTCACATCTGGGCCATGAGCACGACCGAGAACGCCCTTACGGCTCACCTCGTCCTGGCCCCCGGCCTGACCGACGCCGGCGTAAGCACGCTCAAAGCCGACGTGCGCCACCGGCTCGAACACCATACCATCCGCCACGCGACCCTCGAAACGGAAGTAACCGCCGACGCTGAACACAAAGCTCCCAACTGCTGA
- a CDS encoding TonB-dependent receptor: MKIFKMLIACGLWVVTLGCALAQTAVEGFVYDAQTKEPLPGVTLLLADGKAGLVTNAAGRFTVSATTGQATVSAVGYRRQVVTLVAGATLRIALEPAVEDLQTVVITGNREAALRTQTPMAISRLSPKLIDETKPTSIYEVINKTPGVLMVNLNNEQHSMAIRQPMTTNSYFLYMEDGVPIRPIGVFNHNALLEMNQFTVSSIEVVKGPVSSIYGPEAVGGAVNFITQRPTAVPTARIGIQADQWGYQRLQFGAGARQGKFGIYVGGLVGRQRDSWLASSDYTKSSYFTRLEYAFTPQTRLTGTLSYNDYNSQTSGSVDSTAFFARQYRSTTDFTYRKTVSLRGRVTLEHDWKNGRGQSFVTAFLRNNSVGQNPAYSIRWVSGAATATGQINSNDFRSYGVIAQHTQNLRFLNSKLIVGATLDLSPNTYYAYQTELAATLRPDKKSVIRYTQLRERPDLELANYQADIHNTAAYTQYEFEPLPRLRVSAGLRYDRMAFGYTNTLDKSSGDKAYSQLTPKIGATYDLGRSRGLYANYAKGFSPPALTSIFLKRTVPAATGDLFYYNLQPAKFDNMEVGGWVSLLNNKVYVDAALYQMNGTNELLNIRQPDNSTDYQSAGRTLHRGVELGVTYRPSKQVFFRFGGTHAVHRFVAFTLSQRASDAVQNVNNKDMPSAPRTLWNTEISYYPTWLKNFRTSVEWQHVARWYQNQINTVSYGGYDVANVRVGYQWKGIELFTNVMNVTNALYATNATRGNNATDRTTYTPAAPRTFVFGVQYSFTGN, translated from the coding sequence ATGAAAATTTTTAAGATGCTCATCGCCTGTGGGTTATGGGTTGTTACACTCGGCTGTGCGCTGGCGCAGACAGCCGTAGAGGGATTTGTCTATGATGCACAGACGAAAGAGCCGCTGCCGGGCGTAACCCTGCTACTGGCAGACGGAAAGGCGGGCCTGGTGACTAACGCTGCGGGCCGGTTCACGGTTTCGGCCACCACAGGTCAGGCAACGGTAAGTGCCGTGGGCTACCGCCGGCAAGTAGTTACTCTTGTGGCCGGTGCTACCCTGCGTATTGCGCTCGAACCCGCCGTCGAGGATTTGCAGACGGTAGTGATAACGGGTAACCGGGAAGCGGCCCTCCGCACCCAGACGCCCATGGCTATCTCCCGGCTGTCGCCTAAGCTTATCGACGAAACCAAGCCGACGAGCATTTACGAGGTGATTAACAAAACGCCGGGGGTGCTCATGGTCAACCTGAACAACGAGCAGCACTCCATGGCCATTCGGCAACCGATGACCACTAATTCGTATTTTCTATACATGGAAGACGGCGTCCCCATTCGGCCCATCGGGGTGTTTAACCACAATGCTCTGCTCGAAATGAACCAGTTCACGGTGAGTTCGATCGAGGTAGTGAAAGGACCGGTGTCGTCGATCTACGGACCCGAAGCGGTGGGTGGGGCTGTCAACTTCATTACGCAGCGGCCCACGGCCGTACCCACGGCCCGCATCGGTATTCAGGCCGACCAGTGGGGGTACCAGCGGCTTCAGTTCGGGGCGGGGGCGCGGCAGGGTAAGTTCGGTATCTACGTGGGCGGACTCGTGGGGCGGCAGCGGGATTCCTGGCTGGCCAGCTCCGATTATACGAAATCGTCCTACTTCACGCGGCTGGAATACGCCTTTACGCCCCAAACCCGTCTGACGGGAACACTGTCGTACAACGACTATAATTCGCAGACGAGTGGCAGTGTGGACAGTACGGCTTTCTTTGCCCGGCAGTATAGGAGTACGACTGATTTCACCTACCGGAAAACGGTGTCCCTCCGTGGCCGCGTTACCCTCGAACACGATTGGAAAAATGGTCGCGGACAGTCATTCGTTACGGCTTTCCTGCGCAACAACAGCGTCGGGCAAAATCCCGCTTACTCGATTCGGTGGGTGTCGGGTGCGGCTACGGCAACCGGACAGATTAATAGCAACGATTTCCGCAGCTACGGCGTCATTGCGCAGCACACACAGAACCTGAGGTTTCTGAATAGCAAGCTCATCGTTGGCGCTACGCTCGATCTGTCGCCTAATACGTACTATGCCTACCAGACAGAACTGGCGGCTACCCTGCGGCCCGACAAAAAATCGGTGATTCGGTACACACAGCTACGCGAACGACCCGATCTGGAACTCGCCAACTACCAGGCCGATATTCATAATACGGCCGCCTACACACAGTACGAGTTCGAGCCGCTGCCCCGACTACGGGTATCGGCGGGACTGCGCTACGACCGGATGGCGTTCGGCTATACGAATACGCTGGACAAGAGTTCGGGCGACAAAGCCTACAGCCAGCTGACGCCAAAAATTGGGGCAACCTATGATCTTGGCCGAAGCCGGGGACTCTATGCCAACTACGCCAAAGGGTTCTCACCCCCGGCGCTCACGTCGATTTTCCTGAAACGGACGGTACCTGCGGCAACCGGCGATCTTTTCTATTATAATCTCCAGCCCGCCAAATTCGACAATATGGAAGTGGGCGGCTGGGTTTCGCTGCTGAACAACAAAGTCTATGTCGACGCGGCTCTTTACCAGATGAACGGCACGAACGAGCTGCTGAACATCCGTCAGCCCGATAACTCCACCGACTATCAGTCGGCGGGGCGTACGCTGCACCGGGGCGTTGAACTGGGCGTGACGTATCGCCCGTCGAAGCAGGTGTTTTTCCGCTTCGGGGGTACGCACGCGGTGCATCGATTCGTGGCGTTCACGCTAAGCCAGCGCGCATCCGATGCGGTGCAGAACGTCAATAACAAAGATATGCCCTCGGCCCCGCGCACACTCTGGAACACGGAGATCAGTTACTACCCGACCTGGCTGAAGAACTTCCGGACATCGGTCGAGTGGCAGCACGTGGCGCGCTGGTACCAGAACCAGATCAACACGGTCAGTTACGGTGGTTATGACGTCGCGAATGTGCGGGTGGGCTACCAGTGGAAAGGTATTGAGCTGTTTACCAACGTCATGAACGTGACCAATGCGCTCTACGCCACCAACGCTACGCGCGGTAACAACGCTACCGATCGGACAACCTATACACCCGCTGCCCCGCGCACGTTCGTGTTCGGCGTTCAATACAGTTTCACCGGCAACTAG
- a CDS encoding exo-alpha-sialidase: MKTILFLVSLALLSAVQWPVSTNSGNEGQLSDARFTGSTPRFCTDRLGNPMVSWTERESEKVASFYFAFSTDDAGQGSQFGPKIKVRVPPALATHAEGMPKLAQKADGTVLALFELPRPVPESRFAGDLLYVTSEDNGQTWSDPRPVHRNTRPGTSHSFADLTRLPNGEIGIVWLDEKRPGQAGRPVVFVQTKAGGGFTDEVVVDENACQCCRTNIVVDAQHRIHLTYRDMLPAKAGEIGARDISHVVSTDAGRTFSAPAVLLADNWRVNACPHAGPSVAVLGKELFATWFSGKEDAVGLRLAKIGAGEPVALIRSNRARHPQLTTVNGQLIWVWDEAIRNPNQPADEPMPTYTQRIALRTAPESPTVFVSPDTVSAAYPVVLPTKKGLLLAYEATSGKGANPVIRYQLVQVPTSGAAGRWRDEKEHKPKNSTGR; encoded by the coding sequence ATGAAAACGATACTTTTTTTAGTTAGCCTGGCGCTGCTGTCAGCAGTTCAATGGCCCGTTTCCACTAACTCTGGAAACGAAGGGCAGCTATCCGACGCCCGGTTTACGGGTTCTACGCCCCGATTCTGTACCGACCGGCTGGGTAACCCAATGGTGAGCTGGACGGAGCGGGAGAGCGAAAAGGTGGCCAGCTTCTATTTTGCCTTTTCCACCGACGATGCCGGGCAGGGTAGTCAATTTGGGCCAAAAATAAAGGTGCGCGTTCCCCCCGCGCTGGCAACCCATGCGGAGGGTATGCCCAAACTGGCGCAGAAAGCCGACGGCACAGTACTGGCCCTCTTCGAACTGCCGCGTCCGGTGCCGGAGTCGCGTTTTGCGGGCGATCTGCTGTACGTAACATCGGAGGATAACGGGCAGACCTGGAGCGATCCCCGGCCCGTTCACCGTAATACCCGGCCGGGCACCAGCCACTCGTTTGCTGATCTGACGCGCTTGCCAAATGGGGAGATCGGCATTGTCTGGCTCGACGAAAAGCGGCCGGGGCAGGCGGGGCGTCCCGTTGTGTTCGTGCAAACAAAAGCCGGTGGTGGCTTCACTGATGAAGTTGTTGTGGATGAAAACGCCTGCCAGTGTTGCCGAACCAATATTGTCGTTGATGCGCAGCATCGAATCCACCTGACCTACCGTGATATGCTGCCCGCCAAGGCCGGCGAAATTGGCGCCCGCGACATCAGCCACGTTGTGTCGACCGATGCGGGTCGTACGTTCAGCGCCCCCGCCGTACTCCTGGCCGACAACTGGCGCGTCAATGCCTGTCCGCATGCCGGCCCGTCGGTAGCGGTGCTTGGCAAGGAACTCTTTGCTACCTGGTTTTCCGGCAAAGAGGACGCAGTGGGGCTACGGCTGGCTAAAATAGGCGCTGGCGAACCCGTAGCGCTGATCCGCTCGAACCGGGCCAGGCATCCGCAGCTAACCACCGTTAATGGTCAACTCATCTGGGTATGGGACGAGGCTATTCGAAACCCGAACCAGCCTGCCGACGAGCCCATGCCGACCTATACCCAGCGTATTGCCCTGCGCACGGCTCCCGAGAGTCCTACGGTTTTTGTAAGCCCCGACACTGTTAGTGCGGCTTATCCGGTGGTGCTGCCAACAAAAAAAGGGCTGCTGCTCGCCTACGAAGCAACGAGCGGCAAGGGCGCTAATCCCGTAATCCGGTATCAGCTGGTGCAGGTGCCAACAAGTGGGGCCGCCGGCCGGTGGCGGGACGAAAAAGAGCATAAACCAAAAAATAGTACAGGGCGTTAA
- a CDS encoding MbnP family protein, translating into MKTKMYRALLLTGLLGLVVWACNTTDPDPAQTGTLQLVFDNVAGGQDLQLNTGTYRNASGESFTPTTFDYFVSNIKLTTTDGQQYVVPQESSYFLIKESLPATQTVTLKNVPAGDYASVSFLIGVDSLRSTMDIGQRTGVLDPAGDHTSANGMYWSWNSGYIFLKLEGTSPSAPTDATGSNTFRYHVGFFGGRDTRTINNLKTVTINFGSDLAPVTSAQVPTVTVQTDILKIFDGPATVSIAKNPEVMVSDYSQTVANNYARMMTYKGITTVTRN; encoded by the coding sequence ATGAAAACAAAGATGTACAGGGCGTTGCTATTGACCGGACTGCTTGGTCTGGTGGTGTGGGCGTGCAACACGACCGACCCCGACCCGGCGCAAACGGGAACACTGCAACTGGTTTTTGATAACGTAGCAGGGGGGCAGGATCTGCAACTCAACACCGGTACGTACCGTAACGCGTCGGGCGAGTCGTTTACCCCCACAACCTTCGATTACTTCGTCAGTAATATCAAACTGACTACTACCGATGGTCAGCAGTACGTTGTGCCCCAGGAAAGCAGCTACTTCCTGATCAAAGAGAGTTTGCCCGCTACCCAAACCGTAACGCTGAAAAACGTACCGGCGGGTGATTATGCATCGGTGTCGTTCCTGATCGGTGTCGATAGCTTGCGGAGCACGATGGATATTGGCCAGCGGACGGGCGTGCTCGATCCGGCGGGCGACCACACCAGTGCCAATGGCATGTACTGGTCGTGGAATTCGGGCTATATTTTCCTGAAGCTGGAAGGTACCTCGCCCAGTGCCCCGACAGACGCCACCGGCAGCAACACCTTTCGCTACCACGTTGGTTTCTTCGGGGGGCGCGATACCCGTACGATCAACAACCTGAAAACGGTCACGATCAACTTTGGCAGCGACCTGGCCCCGGTTACGTCCGCGCAGGTGCCCACCGTGACAGTCCAGACCGACATCCTGAAAATTTTTGACGGACCCGCTACAGTGAGTATTGCCAAAAATCCGGAGGTGATGGTGTCCGACTATTCGCAAACCGTCGCCAATAACTACGCCCGGATGATGACCTACAAAGGAATAACCACCGTTACCCGCAACTGA
- a CDS encoding cytochrome-c peroxidase, which yields MHRWNLIGLIVSAGLFGAVVSCQSGESGGTEPIVPVVPKPVEYKATPYVWQKPANFPDPIYNFAKNPMTVEGVELGRVLFYDDALSANGTISCAFCHQQGSAFAHTDHALSHGINDKIGTRNNLSLQNLAFYNAFFWDGGVSDLDLVPIAPIENPVEMGHNMSALLANLRKSTKYPALFQTAYGTDSITTERFLKSLSQFMLTMVSANSRYDKYVRKEAGGELLPDELAGQTLFKQKCATCHAGELFTDQTFRNNGLSRALNQDQGRALVTLRPEDRYRFKVPSLRNVDRSPPYMHDGRFLTLEQVLNHYATGVQDVPELDPALRTDGKPGIPLTDTEKKQIIAFLRTLTDFDYVSDRRFGPN from the coding sequence ATGCATCGCTGGAACCTGATTGGACTGATCGTGAGCGCGGGACTTTTTGGTGCCGTGGTGTCCTGCCAGTCGGGCGAGTCGGGGGGCACGGAACCCATTGTGCCGGTGGTTCCAAAACCGGTCGAGTACAAGGCCACGCCCTACGTCTGGCAGAAGCCGGCTAACTTTCCCGATCCGATTTATAATTTTGCGAAGAACCCCATGACGGTGGAGGGCGTAGAACTGGGCCGGGTGTTGTTCTACGACGATGCGCTGTCGGCCAACGGTACCATCAGCTGCGCTTTCTGCCATCAGCAGGGCTCCGCTTTCGCCCACACCGATCACGCGCTGAGCCACGGAATCAACGACAAGATTGGGACGCGCAATAACCTGAGCTTACAGAATCTGGCGTTTTACAACGCGTTTTTCTGGGACGGGGGCGTATCGGATCTGGACCTGGTGCCCATTGCGCCCATCGAAAATCCGGTTGAGATGGGGCACAATATGAGCGCGTTGCTGGCTAACCTGCGCAAAAGCACGAAATACCCCGCGCTGTTTCAAACGGCCTACGGTACCGACAGCATCACCACCGAACGGTTTCTGAAATCGCTCTCGCAGTTCATGCTGACAATGGTGTCGGCCAATAGCCGCTACGATAAGTATGTTCGGAAAGAAGCCGGGGGCGAACTCCTGCCTGACGAACTGGCCGGGCAAACGCTCTTCAAACAAAAGTGCGCCACCTGCCACGCGGGCGAGCTGTTTACGGATCAGACGTTTCGGAATAATGGATTGAGCCGGGCGCTGAACCAGGACCAGGGGCGGGCGCTGGTTACGTTGCGGCCGGAGGATAGGTATCGATTCAAAGTGCCGAGTCTGCGCAATGTGGACCGTTCGCCACCCTACATGCACGACGGTCGGTTTTTAACGCTGGAGCAGGTTCTCAATCACTATGCGACTGGGGTACAGGACGTACCCGAGTTGGACCCAGCGCTGCGGACGGATGGAAAGCCGGGTATACCGCTGACGGATACGGAGAAGAAGCAGATTATTGCGTTTTTGCGGACCTTAACCGATTTCGACTACGTCAGCGACCGGCGATTTGGTCCGAACTGA
- a CDS encoding MerC domain-containing protein has protein sequence MKTDFLSRKADYIGITGSVLCLIHCLITPVLLMTSALIHDEHLRIGYLSLDYVFIGVNIVAVYSATRGHVSPGIKRALWGFLALFSAGILLEDVNEFFEVIGYVASAGLVMTHLINIRQHQQKHDHSRSVRTKSPVADVVEIG, from the coding sequence ATGAAAACAGACTTCCTATCCCGCAAGGCCGACTACATCGGCATCACCGGTTCGGTGCTGTGCCTAATCCATTGTCTGATCACGCCAGTGCTGCTGATGACGAGCGCGCTGATACATGACGAACACCTGCGCATTGGGTACCTGAGTCTGGATTATGTGTTCATTGGCGTCAATATCGTAGCCGTTTATTCAGCCACCCGAGGACACGTATCACCCGGTATAAAACGGGCTTTATGGGGATTTCTGGCCCTCTTCTCGGCCGGAATCCTGCTGGAAGATGTCAATGAGTTCTTCGAAGTGATTGGATACGTAGCGTCGGCCGGTCTGGTTATGACCCATCTTATCAACATCCGGCAACACCAGCAAAAACACGATCACTCGCGATCAGTTCGGACCAAATCGCCGGTCGCTGACGTAGTCGAAATCGGTTAA
- a CDS encoding TapB family protein: MKTLLAFLFLSLIAVATSQAQDCMGMTLKTGMGFEMTNYNPKDKPIGKMTYQVNKVSKEGGATVVDVTVQMQDEKGKQQPSYSVRYTCNGNELVADLSGMMQAMQTSLKDMEVRMKSNKLVYPGKLSVGQTLADGELDADMVSRGNTMMQMNMKMTNRKVDSKETVTTPAGTFDTYKVSSDMNVENRVMGMPIRSTLRTVSYRADNQLFDVKSETYNKNGKLMGYSLLSKVN; encoded by the coding sequence ATGAAAACACTACTGGCTTTCCTGTTCCTCAGCCTGATCGCCGTTGCCACCAGCCAGGCGCAGGATTGTATGGGTATGACCCTGAAAACGGGCATGGGCTTCGAGATGACCAACTACAACCCAAAAGACAAACCCATCGGCAAAATGACCTACCAGGTCAACAAGGTCAGTAAAGAGGGGGGCGCCACCGTAGTTGACGTGACCGTTCAGATGCAGGATGAGAAGGGCAAACAACAGCCGTCTTACAGTGTCCGGTATACGTGCAACGGCAACGAACTCGTGGCCGACCTGTCGGGCATGATGCAGGCTATGCAGACCAGCCTGAAAGACATGGAGGTACGCATGAAATCGAACAAGCTGGTGTATCCGGGCAAGCTGAGCGTGGGACAGACCCTAGCCGATGGCGAACTGGATGCCGACATGGTAAGCCGGGGCAATACCATGATGCAGATGAACATGAAGATGACTAACCGCAAGGTCGACAGTAAGGAAACGGTCACCACGCCGGCCGGTACGTTCGATACCTACAAAGTGTCGTCGGATATGAACGTAGAGAACCGGGTCATGGGCATGCCCATCCGCAGCACACTGCGCACCGTCAGCTACCGCGCTGATAACCAGCTCTTCGACGTCAAATCGGAAACGTACAATAAAAACGGCAAGCTGATGGGCTACTCGCTGTTGAGCAAAGTGAACTAA
- a CDS encoding geranylgeranylglycerol-phosphate geranylgeranyltransferase: MVARQPIPFPAFVLGFLRLIRVQNLMIVVLTQFMARIFLIGPEPQGSPANLLQILTDPTIWLLSFSTVCIAAAGYIINDYFDIKIDLVNKPQRVVIGRYLKRRVAIGTHQLLNIVGCLIGLYLSRWVFVIDVVSVSLLWFYSAKFKRQPLIGNVVISLLTALSFIVLAVYYRQNAQMLLIYALFSFGISLIREIIKDMQDIRGDARFGCQTLPIVWGLRRTKYLLYVLIGSFIATLFLIADSLNNQRLTIIFALLLLPLAFFTYRLVLADTRRDFGYLSTLCKLIMLMGVMSMIWA; encoded by the coding sequence ATGGTCGCTCGTCAGCCCATTCCTTTTCCGGCCTTCGTTCTCGGTTTTCTGCGGCTCATTCGGGTGCAGAACCTGATGATCGTTGTCCTGACGCAGTTTATGGCCCGTATCTTTCTGATTGGCCCGGAACCGCAGGGCTCTCCCGCCAATCTGCTCCAGATTCTGACCGACCCTACGATCTGGCTTCTCTCCTTCTCCACGGTTTGCATTGCCGCTGCGGGTTACATCATCAACGACTATTTCGACATCAAGATCGACCTCGTCAATAAACCCCAGCGGGTAGTCATTGGGCGGTATCTTAAACGGCGGGTAGCCATTGGTACCCACCAGCTGCTGAACATTGTGGGCTGCCTGATTGGCCTTTATCTGAGCCGCTGGGTATTCGTAATCGATGTGGTATCGGTATCGCTGCTGTGGTTTTATTCGGCCAAGTTCAAGCGGCAGCCGTTGATTGGCAACGTCGTCATTTCGCTGCTGACCGCCCTTTCGTTCATTGTCCTGGCCGTTTATTATCGTCAGAATGCGCAGATGCTCCTCATCTATGCGCTCTTCTCCTTTGGCATATCGCTGATCCGGGAAATTATCAAAGACATGCAGGACATTCGGGGCGATGCCCGATTCGGGTGCCAGACGCTCCCGATCGTGTGGGGCCTGCGCCGAACCAAGTACCTGCTTTATGTGCTGATCGGATCGTTTATTGCTACGCTGTTCCTCATTGCCGACTCGCTTAACAACCAGCGGCTAACCATTATCTTCGCGCTGCTCCTCCTGCCACTCGCCTTTTTTACCTACCGGCTGGTGCTGGCCGATACCCGGCGCGACTTTGGGTACCTCAGTACGTTGTGTAAACTTATTATGCTGATGGGCGTCATGAGCATGATCTGGGCGTAA
- the bshA gene encoding N-acetyl-alpha-D-glucosaminyl L-malate synthase BshA — protein MKIGIVCYPTFGGSGVVATELGKALAKNGHQIHFITYQQPPRLDFFSENVFYHEVNIPSYPLFQYAPYESALASAMVNVVLNENVDLLHVHYAIPHASAAYMAKMILRSRGRHVPVVTTLHGTDITLVGKDASYEPVVTFSINESDGVTAVSENLRQDTYAHFKVHRDIEVIPNFIDLSRFNRQKKDHFKKAICPNGEKLIVHTSNFRRVKRIDDAVMMFYHIQQQVPAKLLLVGDGPERARIERLVRELGIYDQVRFLGKLDAVEEVLSVADLFVMPSENESFGLAALEALACEVPLITSNAGGLPELNLQGVTGFLSPVGDVDDMVKNALYVLDDEHLPLFKENALKRAKEFELSRILPLYENHYDRVLQEARPLVS, from the coding sequence ATGAAAATCGGCATTGTGTGTTACCCAACCTTCGGGGGGAGTGGCGTTGTCGCCACCGAACTCGGTAAGGCTCTGGCCAAAAATGGCCACCAGATTCACTTCATTACCTACCAACAACCACCCCGACTCGATTTTTTTAGCGAAAACGTTTTCTACCACGAAGTAAATATACCGTCCTACCCCCTCTTTCAGTACGCGCCGTATGAGTCGGCCCTGGCCAGTGCTATGGTGAACGTAGTGCTGAACGAGAATGTCGATTTACTGCACGTTCACTACGCTATTCCGCACGCATCGGCGGCCTACATGGCCAAAATGATCCTGCGCTCCCGGGGGCGTCACGTTCCCGTGGTCACTACGCTCCACGGTACGGACATTACCCTGGTGGGTAAAGATGCTTCCTACGAGCCCGTTGTTACGTTCAGCATCAACGAATCGGACGGGGTGACGGCGGTGTCGGAGAACCTGCGGCAGGATACCTACGCACACTTTAAAGTCCACCGCGACATTGAAGTTATCCCCAACTTTATTGACCTGAGTCGGTTCAACCGACAGAAGAAAGACCACTTCAAGAAAGCGATTTGCCCCAACGGCGAAAAACTGATCGTGCACACGTCAAACTTCCGGCGGGTTAAACGTATCGACGATGCTGTGATGATGTTCTATCATATTCAGCAGCAGGTGCCGGCTAAACTCCTGCTCGTGGGCGATGGTCCGGAGCGGGCCCGTATTGAGCGGCTGGTTCGTGAACTCGGTATCTATGACCAGGTTCGGTTCCTGGGCAAGCTGGATGCGGTCGAGGAAGTGCTGTCTGTTGCCGATCTGTTCGTGATGCCGTCCGAGAACGAAAGCTTCGGCCTGGCTGCGCTGGAAGCCCTGGCCTGCGAGGTTCCGCTGATCACGTCCAACGCCGGTGGCCTGCCCGAATTGAACCTGCAGGGCGTCACCGGTTTCCTGAGTCCCGTTGGCGACGTAGACGATATGGTCAAAAATGCGTTGTATGTATTAGATGATGAACACTTGCCACTATTTAAGGAAAACGCGCTGAAGCGGGCTAAAGAATTTGAGTTATCGCGTATCTTGCCACTCTACGAAAATCACTACGATCGGGTATTACAGGAGGCCCGGCCCCTGGTTTCGTAA